The region ATAGACGCCCGCCGCTTGCTGGGTGCTTGGGTAGGAACCTGTTAAATCAGAGCTGCTGTTGGTGTCGATGTCAGCCGTCGTCGCTGAATACGGAGTGTATCTCCAGATCACGACACGGGTTTTATTGCTATTACCGGTGTTGTTATGAATATCGATGACAAAGTCTAACGCCAGCGGAGCATACATGTTTGTGATGGAACTGGCGACGGTGACCCAGTTTCCATTGACGCCAATCTGACAAGAAACGTTGATTCCACTTCGGATAAATTTAATTGCGATTCCTGAAGACTCAGAAACGTTCAGATCGTTCGAGTTAAAAACGATCGTCGTTGTGGCGTTGATGCTGCCATCAAGGGCGGCTTTAAATACGAAAGAGTTGTTCGTCAGAATCCCGGAAAGGGGAGTGACGAATCGAACTTTGCCGATCCCTGAGATCTCATCAGAATTAGCTGTTGTTAATGTGCCACCGATTTGAGTGTAGGCGTCGATGCCAGTGGCATTGGTTGAAGAACCACCACAGGCATTCAGAGCGAAGAGGGCTCCGCTCAATAAAAGAAAAGTAATTTGACGAGGGAATCTTAGAAAGAATTTTTCCACATCATTGATTCCACTGGTAATGGAAGTTTGTCGTTGTACTTAGCAGAAGGCTTCACGTTGTAAGGCGTGATAATTTCACCTTTCACTTCAAAGTAAATCAACTGCCCAACGGGCATTCCAGTGTAAACTCTGACGGGTTGTTTTACGGAGATTTCCAGAGTCCAGAAGTTACAGAAACCCACGTCGCCTTTTCCGGCAGTTGCGTGGATGTCGATACCAAGACGACCAACACTGGATTTACCCTCGAGGAATGGAACGTGTTGAAGAGTCTCAGTGTATTCCTGAGTCACGCCCAAATACAAAGTGTCCGGCATGAGAACAAAGCCCTCATCCGGAATCTCGAAGGTACGAATCTTGTTATGCTTCTTAGCGTCCAGCACTTTATCTTCGTACACTGCAAGAGTTTTACCCAAGTGAACATCGTATGAGTTCGTGCCTAGGCATTCTCTGCGGAAGGGCTCAACTTTAATTGTGCCAGCTTCCATGTGTTCGAGAATCTGCTGATCCGTAAGAATCATTACTTAGTTTCTC is a window of Bdellovibrio sp. SKB1291214 DNA encoding:
- the dcd gene encoding dCTP deaminase; translation: MILTDQQILEHMEAGTIKVEPFRRECLGTNSYDVHLGKTLAVYEDKVLDAKKHNKIRTFEIPDEGFVLMPDTLYLGVTQEYTETLQHVPFLEGKSSVGRLGIDIHATAGKGDVGFCNFWTLEISVKQPVRVYTGMPVGQLIYFEVKGEIITPYNVKPSAKYNDKLPLPVESMMWKNSF